One part of the Streptococcus sp. oral taxon 431 genome encodes these proteins:
- a CDS encoding restriction endonuclease subunit S: MAVLFIPYIRFNKFDNEWFSKKLDLVSKVTMGQSPDSKNYTDNPEDYILVQGNADMQNGRVVPRVWTTQITKLAEKGDLILSVRAPVGDIGTTDYPVVLGRGVAAIRGNDFLFYLLSRMKQTNYWSKFSTGSTFESINSSDIKSAEICLPGQAEQSAIGSLFRTLDDLLASYKDNLANYQSLKATMLSKMFPKAGQTVPEIRLDEFEGEWENKILSEVTNITMGQSPKSENYTDNPNDYILVQGNADIKDKQVVPRLWTTEVTKTAEIGDIILTVRAPVGDIGKTDYNVVIGRGVAAIKGNDFIFYTLEKMKMTGFWNRFSTGSTFESISSNDIKEAIIQIPTLKEQQAIGSYFSNLDNLINSHQEKISQLETLKKKLLQDMFI, from the coding sequence ATGGCAGTGTTATTCATACCATATATCAGATTTAATAAATTTGATAATGAGTGGTTTTCTAAAAAATTAGACCTTGTGTCAAAAGTAACAATGGGACAATCACCAGATAGTAAAAACTATACTGATAATCCAGAGGATTATATCTTAGTGCAGGGTAATGCAGATATGCAGAATGGTAGAGTTGTGCCAAGAGTCTGGACAACCCAGATTACAAAGTTAGCCGAAAAGGGTGACTTGATTTTAAGTGTTCGAGCACCTGTTGGAGATATTGGTACGACGGATTATCCTGTAGTTCTAGGTCGTGGTGTAGCCGCAATAAGAGGAAATGATTTCCTGTTTTATTTGTTGTCAAGAATGAAACAAACTAACTATTGGTCAAAATTTTCTACAGGTTCAACTTTTGAGAGTATTAATTCCAGTGATATAAAATCAGCTGAAATTTGTTTACCTGGCCAAGCCGAACAATCCGCTATCGGCTCCCTCTTCCGCACCCTCGACGACCTTCTGGCTAGCTACAAGGACAATCTTGCTAACTACCAATCTCTCAAGGCAACCATGCTCTCCAAGATGTTTCCTAAAGCTGGACAGACAGTACCTGAGATTCGTTTGGATGAATTTGAAGGTGAGTGGGAAAATAAAATACTTTCTGAAGTTACAAATATTACAATGGGACAATCTCCCAAGTCAGAAAACTATACAGATAATCCGAATGATTATATTCTAGTCCAAGGGAATGCAGATATTAAAGATAAGCAGGTCGTTCCTAGATTATGGACCACGGAAGTTACTAAAACGGCGGAAATTGGCGATATAATTCTAACTGTGAGAGCTCCTGTTGGTGATATTGGTAAAACGGATTACAATGTAGTTATTGGGCGTGGAGTTGCAGCAATAAAAGGTAATGACTTTATTTTTTATACTTTAGAAAAAATGAAAATGACGGGTTTCTGGAATAGATTTAGTACAGGTTCAACGTTTGAATCAATTAGTTCGAATGATATCAAAGAAGCAATTATTCAAATTCCAACTCTCAAAGAACAACAAGCCATCGGATCCTATTTCTCAAACCTTGATAATCTCATTAACTCTCACCAAGAAAAAATTTCTCAGCTAGAAACACTTAAGAAGAAACTTTTGCAGGATATGTTTATATAA
- a CDS encoding YbgA family protein, with amino-acid sequence MENNNQRALCQQLWAENKYLVLSHSSNIYKDIRQYLKQEVVELSQVQEMIDRACQLPEHRGQVCNAFQHIWGYFKKEASPDERKDYMLLLDRYRFGQASKEDLIAETRDLLERYPNTYLQHSTLLKGDFHETMA; translated from the coding sequence ATGGAAAATAACAACCAACGTGCCCTTTGTCAGCAACTCTGGGCAGAAAATAAATACCTTGTTTTGAGTCATTCCAGTAATATTTACAAGGATATTCGTCAGTATCTCAAGCAAGAAGTGGTGGAACTGAGTCAGGTTCAAGAGATGATTGATCGTGCCTGCCAGCTTCCAGAACATAGGGGTCAGGTTTGCAATGCCTTTCAGCATATTTGGGGCTATTTTAAAAAGGAAGCCAGTCCTGATGAGCGCAAAGACTATATGCTCTTGCTGGATCGCTATCGCTTTGGTCAAGCTTCAAAGGAAGACTTGATTGCTGAGACCAGAGATTTGCTTGAACGCTATCCAAATACCTACTTGCAACATTCGACCTTGTTGAAAGGAGACTTCCATGAGACTATGGCATGA
- a CDS encoding ATP-binding protein codes for MSEDYNNKDNQLRVKSFEPNLVQIEIVDFKKWKEENSEESIKIGSVLKIEDGNNNNILCIVKSFKMIEKFDDDVSKLSDNVYEGNFIINTQPIGRLQDGTFKKGINDISIPPNGVSVASMEELEKIYSMEKMQDSKDNILEFAKHNLYSNIGIKCDGDKLFSKHLAIVGSTGSGKSCAVATVIQTLNVEIEKKNNTHVLIFDIHGEYKKAFPNSNHLALQDNSLKIPYWLMTSDELEDLFIESSDLNAYNQISQFKFAVTQNKIKYNSELDNIDYNSPVYFSINEVRNYLYNKNKETHYVEDGEEYLAVLNVKGKDEKLVSSEINHFWEALNFETSTGNSKHKVFNQKVAKAGGFTGEFERFISRIDTKLKDKRLSFILQESEFEEGSNSFNMYIEEIKRMIGYSKKNNVTVIDLSTVPFEIVSIIVSVVSRILFDFAFLKTKIKNENDTPYMVVFEEAHKYIPRNNSARYSNSRLSVERIAKEGRKYGLSAMIVSQRPSELSSTVFSQCNNFIVMRLSNPEDQGFVKSLLPEASISFGDEIANLEQREALLVGDAFTLPMIARMNDANPTPKSDDVNFYSCWQEDWKDVKFDFINTESRK; via the coding sequence ATGTCAGAGGATTATAATAACAAGGATAATCAATTAAGGGTTAAAAGTTTTGAACCTAATTTAGTTCAAATTGAGATTGTTGATTTTAAAAAATGGAAAGAAGAGAATAGTGAAGAATCAATAAAAATTGGTTCTGTTTTAAAAATTGAAGACGGTAATAATAATAATATTCTGTGTATTGTCAAAAGTTTTAAAATGATTGAAAAGTTTGATGATGATGTCTCTAAATTATCCGATAACGTATATGAAGGCAATTTTATAATAAATACACAACCTATTGGAAGATTACAAGATGGTACATTCAAAAAAGGTATAAATGATATTAGTATTCCACCTAATGGAGTTAGTGTTGCTTCCATGGAAGAATTAGAGAAAATATATTCTATGGAGAAAATGCAGGATTCCAAAGATAATATACTAGAATTTGCAAAACATAATTTATATTCTAATATTGGTATAAAGTGTGATGGAGATAAGTTATTTTCGAAACATCTGGCCATTGTTGGTTCTACTGGATCAGGAAAATCTTGTGCTGTTGCAACTGTTATTCAAACATTGAACGTCGAAATTGAAAAAAAGAATAATACTCATGTTTTGATTTTTGATATTCATGGTGAGTATAAAAAAGCTTTTCCTAACTCAAATCATTTAGCTCTTCAGGATAATAGTCTGAAAATTCCTTATTGGTTGATGACATCTGATGAATTAGAGGATTTGTTTATTGAATCGTCAGATTTAAACGCATATAATCAAATTTCTCAGTTTAAATTTGCAGTTACTCAAAATAAGATTAAGTATAACTCTGAATTAGATAATATCGATTATAATTCACCTGTGTATTTTAGTATTAACGAAGTAAGAAATTATCTTTACAATAAAAACAAAGAAACACATTATGTTGAGGATGGTGAGGAGTATTTAGCTGTATTAAATGTAAAAGGTAAAGACGAAAAACTTGTATCGTCGGAAATAAATCACTTTTGGGAAGCCTTGAATTTTGAAACTTCAACAGGAAATTCAAAACACAAAGTGTTCAATCAAAAAGTGGCTAAAGCTGGAGGCTTTACAGGTGAGTTCGAACGTTTTATTTCTAGAATTGATACTAAGTTAAAGGATAAACGTCTTTCTTTTATTTTACAGGAATCAGAGTTTGAAGAAGGCTCAAATAGTTTTAATATGTATATAGAAGAAATAAAAAGAATGATAGGATACTCTAAAAAAAACAATGTAACTGTAATTGACTTAAGTACAGTTCCCTTCGAGATTGTATCAATTATCGTTTCTGTTGTTTCTAGAATTTTATTTGATTTTGCATTTCTCAAAACTAAAATTAAAAATGAAAATGATACTCCCTATATGGTTGTGTTTGAAGAAGCCCACAAATATATTCCAAGAAATAATTCAGCTAGATATAGCAATTCTAGGCTGTCAGTTGAGCGGATAGCAAAAGAAGGACGAAAGTATGGCCTATCAGCAATGATTGTTAGTCAAAGACCATCTGAACTATCTAGCACAGTGTTTTCTCAATGCAATAATTTTATAGTGATGCGACTGAGCAATCCAGAAGATCAAGGTTTTGTAAAAAGTTTATTACCTGAAGCTTCGATTAGTTTTGGCGATGAAATTGCAAATCTGGAGCAGAGAGAAGCATTGTTAGTAGGGGATGCATTTACATTACCTATGATTGCAAGAATGAACGATGCGAATCCAACACCGAAGTCTGATGATGTAAATTTTTATAGTTGTTGGCAAGAAGACTGGAAAGATGTGAAATTTGATTTTATAAATACTGAATCAAGAAAATAA
- a CDS encoding TIGR02328 family protein, whose translation MRLWHEALISQLPRPQLLGQHRECCALRGNGWGRKHATVDYVFTHSPYRLYAYHRLIMEEMADRGYNVSPEWLDKNYRGKTCPPYQDLAEEKLKSPIYSEHNSAYYQECLANLREKGIEL comes from the coding sequence ATGAGACTATGGCATGAGGCTTTGATTTCACAACTTCCACGTCCTCAGCTCTTGGGGCAACATCGAGAGTGTTGCGCCCTGCGTGGCAATGGCTGGGGCAGAAAGCATGCGACGGTTGACTATGTCTTTACCCACTCGCCTTATCGTCTCTATGCCTATCATCGTTTGATCATGGAGGAGATGGCTGACCGTGGCTACAATGTCAGTCCAGAGTGGCTAGACAAGAACTACCGTGGCAAGACCTGCCCTCCTTATCAAGACTTAGCAGAGGAAAAGCTGAAAAGTCCTATCTATAGCGAACATAACTCTGCCTACTATCAGGAGTGTCTGGCTAATCTCCGAGAGAAGGGGATAGAGCTATAG
- a CDS encoding type I restriction-modification system subunit M has protein sequence METTQTSQSLYQALWNSADVLRSKMDANDYKSYLLGMVFYKYLSDKMLFFVAETMEEGTDSLEDALEVYRNYYEDADTHEDLISVMNDELNYIIKPDLTFTALVARVNEGTFQLEDLAQGFRDIEQSDDLYENLFEDIDLYSKKLGATPQKQNQTVAAVMKELAVLDVAGHAGDMLGDAYEYLIGQFATDSGKKAGEFYTPQPVAKLMTQIAFLGREDQEGFTIYDATMGSGSLLLNAKKYSHKSQTVVYFGQELNTSTYNLARMNMILHGVPVENQFLHNADTLDEDWPTQEPTNFDGVLMNPPYSAKWSASSGFLNDPRFSPFGKLAPKSKADFAFLLHGYYHLKQDNGVMAIVLPHGVLFRGNAEGTIRKDLLEEGAIDTVIGLPANIFFNTSIPTTVIILKKNRTNRDVYFIDASKEFDKGKNQNIMTDAHIEKILEAYKSREEIDKFAHLASYEEIVENDYNLNIPRYVDTFEEEEVEPLTEIVSKINETNEAIESQTASLLEMLNQLHGTTPETDAELKEFLKNFKG, from the coding sequence ATGGAAACAACACAAACTTCCCAGTCGCTCTACCAAGCCCTGTGGAACTCAGCGGATGTTCTCCGCTCTAAGATGGATGCCAATGACTACAAGTCCTATCTTTTGGGCATGGTCTTTTATAAGTATCTGTCAGATAAGATGCTCTTTTTCGTGGCTGAGACTATGGAAGAGGGGACAGATAGTCTTGAGGATGCTCTTGAGGTCTATCGCAACTACTACGAGGATGCAGATACCCATGAGGATCTGATCTCTGTCATGAATGATGAGCTCAACTATATCATTAAGCCAGACTTGACCTTTACGGCTCTGGTAGCACGTGTCAATGAGGGAACTTTCCAGCTGGAAGACTTGGCTCAAGGTTTTCGTGATATCGAGCAGAGTGACGACCTCTATGAAAATCTCTTTGAAGATATCGACCTCTACTCTAAAAAGCTAGGGGCAACTCCGCAAAAGCAAAACCAAACGGTAGCAGCAGTGATGAAAGAGTTGGCTGTGCTAGATGTGGCTGGTCATGCGGGCGATATGCTGGGGGATGCCTATGAGTATTTGATTGGTCAGTTTGCGACTGACTCGGGTAAGAAAGCTGGTGAGTTCTATACGCCTCAACCTGTTGCCAAGCTCATGACTCAGATTGCCTTTTTAGGTCGTGAAGATCAGGAAGGCTTTACCATCTATGATGCGACTATGGGGTCTGGCTCTCTATTGCTCAATGCCAAGAAATACTCTCACAAATCGCAGACGGTTGTCTACTTTGGTCAGGAGCTCAATACCTCGACTTATAACCTAGCTCGGATGAACATGATCCTACACGGTGTTCCAGTTGAGAATCAATTTCTACACAATGCGGATACACTGGATGAAGACTGGCCGACTCAAGAGCCGACCAACTTTGACGGTGTTCTCATGAACCCTCCCTACTCTGCCAAGTGGTCAGCAAGCTCTGGCTTCTTGAATGACCCTCGTTTCTCTCCTTTTGGGAAATTGGCGCCCAAGTCCAAGGCTGACTTTGCCTTTCTCTTGCATGGTTACTACCATCTCAAGCAAGATAATGGAGTTATGGCTATCGTCCTTCCCCACGGTGTTCTTTTCCGTGGCAATGCAGAGGGGACCATTCGTAAGGACTTGTTAGAAGAAGGTGCCATTGACACGGTTATCGGTCTACCAGCCAATATCTTCTTTAATACTAGCATTCCCACTACGGTCATCATTCTCAAAAAGAACCGTACCAATCGTGATGTTTACTTTATCGATGCTTCTAAGGAGTTTGATAAAGGGAAAAACCAGAATATCATGACGGATGCCCATATCGAGAAGATTCTGGAAGCCTACAAGTCACGTGAGGAGATTGATAAGTTTGCCCACCTAGCAAGCTATGAAGAAATCGTCGAAAATGACTATAACCTCAATATCCCTCGCTACGTGGATACCTTTGAGGAAGAAGAAGTAGAGCCACTGACGGAAATCGTCAGCAAGATTAACGAGACAAATGAAGCTATCGAAAGCCAAACCGCTTCTCTACTTGAAATGCTGAATCAACTCCACGGAACCACACCAGAAACTGATGCTGAACTCAAAGAGTTTTTGAAAAACTTTAAAGGGTGA